The sequence GCAGGGTGCGTCAAGGTGGTCGGGGCAGCCGCGGCGGGCCAGCCGCTGGAGTTCCGCACGGCCGGTGAGGGCCAGCAGGGCGCCGGTGGCGTCGGTGATCGCGATGTCCAGGATGCCGCCCGCTGGCGCGCGGAGCCCGCCGGGCAGACCGCCTCGAGCTGGGTGAGCAGTTCCGCCACGTGGGCGGCGGTGATCGGCTCCCCGTCGACCTCGGCGACCGGCTCCGGTGCGGTGGATGCCGCGGGCAGCGGGGAAACGGCCGGGGATGAGCGCGTGCAGCGGGGCGGTCACGGTCAGGTGCGCGGTCACCGGCGGGCGGTCCTGCCAGGGGCGGAGCATCAGGTCGGCGGCGACTCCGGCACGGAGCATGCCGATCGGGCGCGGATCACCGGCGTGCTTCGCGGCGCGGGCGTGCTGATCGACGGCATCCCGGCAGGCCACGGCCTCGGGGTGCGGCAACAGCATGCTCAGTTCGCTCATGCCGTCCCCGACCGGCCGCACGGTCACGTCCGCACCCCGTCGGGCCTGCTCTCGTCGCCGGTCCGCCGCGGTTGCGTCCCGGGCCAGGAGCTCGGCCCGGACGACCTCCCGCAGCCGGTGCACCCCCAGCTCTCCCGCGCCCGGCAGCACCGCGGCCTCCACCGCCGCCACGATGGCCGGGTCGCTCTGGTCCGCCGGCCGTCCCAGCTCGGCAGCCATCGCCCGGGCCCGCGGCCAGTCCAGCCGGCCGACAGCCAGTGCGGCCCGCGTCGCAGGCAGCCGCACCACGAGCGTCTCCGACTGCTCCAGCAGCGTCACCGCTGCCGCCCGGCTGCAGTTCTGGATCATGGCCAGCTCGTCGGGCAGGAACTCGCTCGTCCCCTCCGGCCCGACCTCGGCCGCGCCCTCTCCGCCCGGCCGGGGGTCGTCCGGCGCCGGGCGGGCCGCGGCCCGGTCCATGACGAGCTCCACCTTCAGGGCGGCCAGCCGGCTCTCCGCGACGGTGATCTGCTGCAACAGCGCGGCCGCCTCCGCCGCGGTCCGCCGGGACGGCAGGAGCTCACCCAGCGGGTCGTCCCAGCGGGCCGGCTCCGGATCGGCCAGCTCCCACGGCGAAGGCGCCTGGTCGACGGGCACCACGGTGACCCCGACCGCGAACCCGCCACCCGACGACATGTCCGCAGGTTAGGCGGGGGGTCGGACACTTTCCGGCCGTGCGATGCGCCCGCCCGATGTCGAGCTGAGGCGACGTCGGGCGGGTGCAGGCCCGGCCACACCACGCGTTCGCTGGCTCAGCGGCGGCGCCGGCGGATGATCAGGGTGACCAGCAGGACGACGGCGGCCACCCCCGCGGCCGGGGCCGCGTAGCGGGACAGCGCCGCTCCGCCGGCCACCTCGAGCAGATCGATCGGCTCCGGCTCGGTCTGCGCCGGCTCGGCACGGTCGGTCGACGGCCCGGTACCGGGGACGCTCCGCAGCGGGGCACCCGTGGCAGGCCGCGTCGGGGGTGCGGTGCGAGCGCTGGGCGGACCGCTCGGCGCCTTGGCCCCCGGTGCGGTGTCACGCGCCGCCGGTGCGGCGTCAGCGGCCGCCGGTGCGGCGTCGGCGGCCGCGGGCGCACCGTTCTCCGGAACGGCCGCGACCAGCGGGGCGGTGGCGGGGCCGGACGCGGGCTCGCCCTCCGCCGGCTTCGCCGCCGGGGCGGCCTCCTTCGCCGCGGGCCCGCCGTCGGCCGGAGCCGACACCTTGTCGGTGGCCGACGCCGCGGCCTCCTTCGTGGCGGCCGCTGCCTTCTCGACCGGGGTGCCCTCGCCGGCGGCCTGCTCGGCCGACGCGGCGACCTCCTCGACGACGCCGGCGGCGGTCGCCGCGGCCTTCGTCGCCGGCCCCTCGGCCTCCACGGCGCCCGCCCGCTCGGCGTCGCCCTGTGCGTCGCCCGCGCCGAGCTGGGCGGCCAGCTTGTCGGCGAACTGGCCCAGCAACTTGTTGCCGACGTCGGTCATCACCCCGCGGCCGAACTGGGCCGGCCGGCCGGTGATGTTGAGGTCGGTGAGGACGTCGACCCGGGTGACGGTGCCCTCGGCGCGCAGCATCGCCGTCACCGTCGCCGCCGCCGTGCCGTTGCCGCGCTGGTCCTTGCCCCGGGCGTCGATGACCGCGCGGTGCGCCGCCTCGTCCTTCTCGATGAAGGACGCCTTGCCCTGGTAGGTCAGGTTGATCGGCCCGAGCTTGACCTTCACCCGCCCGGTGAAGTCGTCCCCGTCGACGGAGTCCAGCGCGGCGCCCGGCATGCAGGGTGCGATGCGCTCGATGTCGAGCAGCACCCGCCAGGCCTCGTCGACGGGCACCGGGACGGTGAACGAGTTCTCCAGCTGCACTGCAGGACCTCCTGGGAGGGAGCGACCGGGCGACGGGACGCCGCGACGGACGAGTTCGGACCGGGCGCGGCCCCGTCCGGGGCACCGCCCCGGGCCTGCGAGGGGTGGGGAGGACGGGGTCCTCCAAGCTACAGCCCGGCGGCGGTGCTCACCGCCCGGCGCGTCAGGACCGTGGCCAGATGCTGCCGGTAGTCGGCCTGGGCGTTCAGGTCGCTGCTCGGGTCGGTCCCGGCGGCGGCGTGCTCGGCTGCCGCCGCGACCGCCTCGGACGTCGCCTCGGCCCCGGCCAGGGCCTCCTCGACCTGCCGGGCCCGGAGCGGGGTCGGCCCCATGTTGGTCAGCCCGATCCGGGCCTCGGCGATGTGGCCGTCCTCCCGGCGCACCGCCGCGGCGACGGCCACGATCGACCACGCCTGGGCCACCCGGTTGAACTTCTCGTAGTGCATGCCCCACGAGCCGGCGAGCTTGGGCACCCGCACCTCGACGAGCAGCTCGCCCTCCTGCACCGCGGTGGTGAGGTAGTCGACGAAGAACTCCGACGCCCCCACGGTGCGGCGCCCGCCCGGGCCCACGATGACGAACTCGGCGTCGAGGGCCAGGGCCACCGCCGGCAGGTCACCGGCCGGGTCGGCGTGCACCAGCGCGCCGCCGAACGTGCCGCGGTGGCGCACCTGCCGGTCGGCCACGGTGGCCGTTGCCTCGGCGACCAGCGGCGCGTACCGCCGGATCAGCGGGTCGGCGAGGACGTCGGAGTGCGTCGTCATCGCGCCGACGACGATCGCGTCGTCCTCCTCCCGCACCCCGCGCAGCTCCGCGACCCGGCCGAGGTCGACGACGGTCTCGGGTGCGGCCAGGCGCAGCCGCATCACCGGGATCAGCGACTGCCCGCCGGCGAGCACCTTCACGTCCTCGCCGCCCTCGGCGATGGCCTGCAGGGCCTCGTCGACGGTGGTCGGTCGGGCGTAGGCGAACGGTGCAGGAATCATCGGTCCCCTCCCAGCGAGGAAGCGTCGGTCGACACGCCGGCGGTGGTCTCGGTCTGCGCCCCGCCGTAGGCGTTGGAGCCGGCGGTGGCGCGGTCCCCGCCGTCACCGCCCTGGTGGATGGCCCGCCAGACCCGTTCGGGCGTCAGCGGCATCCGGATGTCGGCGACCCCCAGGTGCCGGACGGCGTCCAGCGCGGCGTTCACCACCGCCGGCGTGGAGGCGATGCAGCCCGCCTCCCCCACGCCCTTGGCGCCGATCGGGTTGCCGGGCGCGCTGTGCACGGTGTTGCCGGTATCGAAGTGCGGCAGGTCGGCCGCCGAGGGCACCAGGTAGTCGACGAACGTGCCGGTGGTGAGGTTGCCGTCGGCGTCGTAGACGGCCTCCTCGTACAGCGCCTGCGCGATGCCCTGGGCCAGGCCGCCGTGCACCTGCCCCTCGACGATCAGCGGGTTCACGATCGTGCCGACGTCGTCGACGCAGGCGTACTTGCGGATCTTCACGAACCCGGTCTCGGTGTCGACCTCCATCGCGCACAGGTGCGTGCCGTGGGGGAAGGAGAAGTTCTCCGGGTCGAAGGTCGCCTCTGCGTCGATCGAGGGCTCGATCCCCTCGGGGTAGTTGTGCGCCGCGAAGACCGCCAGCGCGATCTCCTGGATGCCCAGGCCCGTGCCCGGCGTCCCCCGCACGGAGAACTTCCCGCCCTCGAACTCGAGGTCGTCCTCGCTGGCCTCGAGCAGGTGCGCGGCGATCTTCCGGGCCTTGGCGATGACCTTGTCCGCCGCCTTGACCACGGCGGAACCGCCGACCACCAGGGAGCGCGAGCCGTAGGTGTCCAGTCCGCGGGAGGAGATCGCGGTGTCGCCGTGCAGCACCTCGACGTCCTCGAACGGCACCCCGAGGGAGTCGGCGACCAGCTGGCTCCACGCCGTCTCGTGACCCTGGCCGTGCGGCGTCGAGCCGGTGACCACCTCGACCTTGCCGGTGGGCAGCATGCGGATGGCCGCATGCTCCCAGCCGCCGGCGCCGAAGGAGAGCGAGCCGAGCACCCGGGAGGGGGCCAGCCCGCACATCTCGGTGAAGGTGGAGATGCCGATGCCCAGCTGGACCCGGTCGCCGGACTCCCGCCGTCGCTGCTGCTCGGCGCGCAGCTCGTCGTAGCCGAGCAGCTCCAGCGCCTGCTGGGTGGCGCTCTCGTAGTCACCGCTGTCGTAGGCGAGCCCGGCCACGGTGGTGAACGGGAACTCCGACGCCTGGATCCAGTTCTTCCGCCGCAGTTCCAGCGGGTCCATGCCCAGCTCGACGGCGAGCTCGTCCATGATCCGCTCGATGGCGAACGTGGCCTCCGGGCGCCCGGCGCCGCGGTAGGCGTCGGTGGGCACCTTGTTGGTGAACACCCCGTCGCACTCGAACCGGTAGGCCGGGAACTTGTAGATGCCCGGGTACATGAACGCGCCCAACGCCGGGACGCCGGGCGTGATCAGCCGCAGGTAGGCGCCCATGTCGGCCAGCAGCCGGACGCGCAGCCCCTTGAGGTTGCCCTCGCGGTCGGCGGCGACGTCCACGTACTGGATCTGGTCCCGCCCGTGGTGGGCGGTCATCAGCGACTCGCTGCGGGTCTCGGTCCACTTCACCGGCTTGCCGAGCCGCCGGGCGATGAGGAGGCAGAGGATCTCCTCCGGGTTGACCTGCAGCTTCCCGCCGAACCCGCCGCCGACGTCGGGGGCGACGACGCGGAGCTTGTGCTCGGGGATGCCGGTGACCATCGCCGCCATGACCCGCAGGATGTGCGGGACCTGGGTGGCCGACCACATCGTGTAGTTGTCGCCCTGCGGCTGGACGACGACCGACCGCGGCTCCATGAAGGCCGGGATGAGCCGCTGCTGGATCAGCCGCCGGCTGACCACGACGTCGGCGTCGGCGAACGCCTGCTCGGTGTCCGAGCCGGTGCCCATCTCGCCGGCGTCGAAGACGAAGTGGTAGCTGGTGTTCGACTCCAGGTGGTCGTGGACGAGGTCCGCGCCGTCCTCGACGGCCTTCTCCATGTCCAGCACCACCGGGAGCGGCTCGTAGTCGATGTCGGCGAGCTCGACCGCGTCCTGGGCCGCGGTCTTGCTGCGGGCGACGATCACCGCGACGGCCTCGCCGACGTGGTTGACCTGGTCGACGGCGATCGACGGGTGCCCGGGGTTGACCATCTCCGGGGTCACCGGCCAGGCGCAGGGCAGCGAGCCCTGCTCCTCGGCGAGGTCACGGCCGGTGAAGACGGCGATCACGCCGGGGGCCTCCCGCACGGCGCTGACGTCGACGGAGGTGATCCGTGCGTGGGCGACCGGGCTACGGACGACCGCGAGGTGCAGCATGCCGGGCAGGACCATGTTGTCGGTCCACGTGGTGCGGCCGGTGATCAGCCGGGCGTCCTCCTTGCGGCGGCGCGCCTTGCCGATCTCCTTCTCGGGCGCCGGGGTGCCGGTGCGCTCCTCGACGGCGGTCATGCCTGCCCCACCACGTGCGGCGCGGCGGCGGTGTCGACCTCGGCCGGTGAGACGTGGCCGTTCCCGGCAGCACCCCCGCGCATCTCGGCGGCTGCCTGCTGCACTGCCCGGACGATGTTCTGGTAGCCGGTGCAGCGGCAGAGGTTGCCCTCGATGCCCTCGCGCACCTCGTCCTCGCTGGGGTCGGGGTTCTCCTTCACCAGGTCCAGCGACGCCATGATCATGCCGGGGGTGCAGTAGCCGCACTGGAGCCCGTGCAGCTCGTGGAACGCCTTCTGCATCGGGTGCAGCTGGCCGTTGCCGGCGACGCCCTCGATGGTCGTCACCTCGCCACCGTCGGCCTGGACGGCCAGGACGGTGCAGCTCTTCACGGCCTCGCCGTCGAGGTGCACGGTGCAGGCGCCGCAGTTGCTGGTGTCGCAGCCGACCACGGTGCCGACCTTGCCGAGCTGCTCGCGCAGGTAGTGCACGAGAAGGGTCCGGGGCTCGACGTCGTCGTCGTACGACGCCCCGTCCACCCGCACGCTGATCCGGGTCATCAGTCCTCCGCCTCGTTGCAGGGATCCCCAGCAGGGGGTCTTCGTCCACGGCGGCCGTGGACCTGCAGCGGAGTCTGACCCGAGAGGAGTGATTTAGGCCACGCTTATCTGCGCGGGAAGGCTGCGGAGAGCGCGATCGGCGCTCCGCCCCAGCGTGCGGCGACGTTGCAGTCCCGTTGCACCGGGCCCTCAGCGGACGGCGGCGGGCTCCGCTTGCGCCGGCGCCGGTGCCACGGCCGGTACCGCCGCCGCGGTCAGCTCCCGGCGGCGCAGGACCGCCGAGGCGGCCAGCGCCACCAACCCGGCGGCCGCGAGCGCCGCGCCGACCCACCCGGGCGCGGTGTAGCCGAGCCCGGCGGCGATGACCAGCCCGCCCAGCCAGGCGCCCAGGGCGTTGGCCGCGTTGAGCGCCGAGTGGTTGAGGGCCGCACCCAGCATCTGCGCCTCCCCGGCGACCTCCATCAGCCGCAGCTGCAGGCAGACGACGAGGACCGAGGCGCTGGTGGCGAACAGGAAGATGACCGCGACGATGGTCAGCGGCGTGCGGGCGGCCACCGGCACGAGGGCCAGCAGCACCCCGGTGACCACGTTGGCGCCGACCAGCGACCGGAACAGCGCGCGGTCGGCCAGCCGTCCGCCGAGCGCCGTCCCGAGCACCCCGCCGAGACCGAAGGCGAGCAGCACCAGCGGGATGGCGCCGCGGGACATGCCGGTGACGTCGGTGACCAGCGGCGCGATGTAGCTGTAGACGGCGAACATGCCACCGAACCCGACCACGCCGACGAGCAGCGTGAGCAGCACCTGCGGACGGCGCAGCGCACCGAGCTCCGACCGGACGGTCGCCGCGCGGTTGCCCGGGGCCGCCGGGACCACCGCCGTCACCGCCGCCATCGTCAGCAGCGCGACTCCCGCGACCGCCCAGTACGCCGTCCGCCAGCCGTACTGCTGCCCCAGCCAGGTGGCCGACGGGACGCCGGCGACGTTGGCCAGCGCCAGCCCGAGCATCACCGAGCTCACCGCCCGGCCGCGCAGGTGCGGGGCGACGAGCGAGGCGGCCACCAGCGAGGCGACGCCGAAGTAGGCCCCGTGCGGCAGCCCGGCGACGAACCGTGCCGCCAGCAACGAGCCGTAGCCCGGAGCCAGCGCGGTGAAGACGTTGCCCGCGACGAAGGCCGCCATCAGGCCGACCAGGAGCCCCCGGCGGGGGAGCTTGGTGGCCAGCGCCGCGATCACCGGCGCCCCCACGACGACGCCCAGCGCATAGACGGAGATGACGTGCCCGGCCGTGGGGATGTCGATGCCGACGCCCTCGGCCAGGTCGGGCAGCAGCCCCATCGTGACGAACTCGGTGGTTCCGATGGCGAAACCGCCGAGGGCCAGCGCCACCACGGCGGCGGCGAGCCGGCCGGTGCTCAGGGGTGGGCGGTCGGCGAGGGGCGGTGCGATCACTCAGCTGCGAAGTCGTGAGCCGCTCTCAGCATTCCCGCCCCCGGCGGATCAGCGTGCGCGACCGGCGAGCCGCAGGCGGTGCAGGTGGGCGGCCACCGCCGTCCGGCGCGGCGTGCCGGGCGGCAGGACCTCCAGCAGCGCCTGCCACACGCCGGCGTCCTCGCGCGCTTCGGGCAGCTGCGCGTAGCGCAGCAGCAGCTCGGGACGGTGGCCGGTCAGGACGGCGCGCCGCAGCAGCACGGCGAGGCGGTCGCGGGCCTGGCGGACGCCGGGCGCGTGCGAGCCGGGCAGCACCGGGCCCGCGTACCGCTCGAGCGCGGCCGGGACGTCGCCGCGCGCGAGGAGCCGGCGGACCTGCTCGGCGTCGGTGCGCAGCCGGCCGACGAGCCGGTACGGGCGGGAGTCGAGCAGGTCGGCGCCCACCAGCCGGCGCAGCCGGGAGAGCTCGGCCCGGACGGTGACGGTGGCGGCGGCCCCGGCGTGGCACTCGGCGGCGAGCTGGGCGGCGTTGCGGCCCTGGCCCGACGCGGCGGCCTCGGCCAGCAGGAACAGCAGCTCGGAGTGCCGGACCGACAGCTCCAGGGTCCGTCCGGGCAGCGCGAGCGCGGCGCGCTCGCGGCCGAGCACCTCCAACCGTGCCTCGACCGGCGGGCCGGCCGGGGCCGGGACGGTGGCCGGCCGCTCGCGGTGCAGCCAGCGCAACTCGGACTCGACGGCGGCGACGGTCGCGCGGACGAGGGTGAGCACGTGCGGGCCGGCCACGGCGTCGCCGCCGGTGACGTCGATGGCACCCAGCACCGCCCCGGTCACCGGGTCGTGCACCGGCGCGGCGGCGCAGCTCCAGGGCTGCACCGACCGCCGGAAGTGCTCGCTGCCGTAGATCTGCACGGCGGCGTCGACCGCCAGCGCCGTTCCCGGGGCGTTGGTGCCGGCCACGTCCTCCGACCAGCGGGCCCCCTCGACGAAGTTCACGCCCTCCGCCCGGGCCCGCAGCTGCCGGTCGCCCTCGACCCAGAGCATGCGCCCGGCGGCGTCGGTGACCGCCACGATCATCTGCCCGGCCTCGGCGTCCTGGACCAGCAGCCGGCGGATCACCGGCAGCACCGGCGCCAGGGGGTGGGCGGCGCGGTAGGCGAGCAGCTCGGCGTCGAGCAGCTCCACCGGCGGCAACCCGTCCTCCGGGTCGACCCCGCTGCCGAGGGAGCGGCGCCAGGAGTCGAGGACGACGGAGCGGACGACCCCCTCGGCGGGCAGCTCGCTGGCGCTGACCAGCAGCTCGTGCGCGGCGCGCAGCCGCCGGGTCCGGGCGGCGGTGGGCGCCCCGTCCGGCAGCGCCAGCCAGGGGTTGACGGCAGTGGTCACCGGCTGCGCCGCGGGGAGTGGCTCATGACACGGCCATCGTGACCCGTCGGCGCGCATTCCACCAGTGATCACGCCTCCCCGGGCCTGGTCAACGGGCCGGGGCGGGCTCCTCTTCGACCGCGGGCAGCTGCCACGGCCGGACGACGGTGACCAGGACGACGATCGCCAGGGTGAGCGCGGTGACGACGACGAGGCCGATCGCCACCGCGTCGTTGCCGAGGAGACCGACGACCGGCGAGACCGCCGCGCCGACGCCGAACTGGATCGCGCCGAGCAGGGCCGCCGCGCTCCCGGCGGCCTCCCCGTGCCGGGACAGCGCCAGCGCCGGGGCGTTGGGCAGCGCCAGCCCGCAGGCGAACAGCACCGCCCACAGCGCACCGGTCACCCCGACCAGCCCGCCGGTCCCCGTGCCGGCGAGCACGACCAGCGCGGCACCGGCGAGGGCGCCGGCCACGGTTCCGGCCACGAGCAGCGCCTGCGGCGACCAGCGGCGCAGCAGCAGCGGGTTGAGCTGGGTGGCCGCGATGAGCCCGAAGGCGCCGGCGCCGAAGAGCAGCCCGAACTGCTGCTCGTCCAGCCCGAAGTCGCGCTGGTAGACGAAGGAGGAGCCGGACACGTAGCTGAACAGCCCGGCCATGGTGAGGCCGGCGACCAGCACCAGCCCGACGTAGGTGCGGTCGCGCAGCAGGCCGCGGTAGACCCGCAGCGTGCCGATCACGCCCACGCTGCGCCGCCGCTCCGGGGGCAGGGTCTCCCGCAGCGTCGCCCACCCGACGACGAGCAGCAGCAGGCCGTAGGCCGCCAGCACGGCGAACACCCCGCGCCAGGTGGTGAACCGCAGGACCTCCCCGCCGATGGTGGGCGCCAGGACCGGCGCCGCGCCCAGCACCAGGAACAGCCGGGAGAGCATCGTCGCCGCGGCGCGGCCGTCGTAGAGGTCGCGCACCACGGCCAGAGCGATGACGGCACCGGAGGCCGCGCCCAGGCCCTGCAGCACCCGCAGCCCGCCGAGGACGCCGATGGTCGGCGCGACGAGCACGAGCAGCGAGGCGACCACGTGCAGCGCGGTGCCGGCCAGCAGCGGCCGCCGGCGCCCGAACGCGTCCGACAGCGGACCGAGCACCAACTGGCCCAGGGCCAGGCCGATCAGGGTGCCGGTGAGGGTGAGCTGCACGGTCGCCGAGGTGGTGAGCAGGTCCTCGGTGATGCTGGGCAGCGCCGGCAGGTACATGTCGATGGTCAGCGGCCCGAGGGCGACGAACGCGCCGAGCGTCAGCGCGGTGCGCGCGGCGCCCGGCCGGGCGGGCAGGTCGGCAACCGCTTGCGGGGCGACTCGGTTCTGGGTGGTGGTCACGGGTTCCCCGTCGGTCGATGTGGAGCGGGACCCACGCTGGTCGAACCGCAGTACGGCGACGACAAGGCGGGCACCGGCTCCGGCATTCCGCGCCCCGGCGGGTCGCGCCCGGTCAGCGCGGCGGGCGGACGGGCAGGAGGGCGCGCGGATCGCGGGCGCGCAGCGCCCCGGCCCACAGGCCGGCCCCGTAGGCGAGGT is a genomic window of Blastococcus sp. HT6-30 containing:
- a CDS encoding (2Fe-2S)-binding protein, whose protein sequence is MTRISVRVDGASYDDDVEPRTLLVHYLREQLGKVGTVVGCDTSNCGACTVHLDGEAVKSCTVLAVQADGGEVTTIEGVAGNGQLHPMQKAFHELHGLQCGYCTPGMIMASLDLVKENPDPSEDEVREGIEGNLCRCTGYQNIVRAVQQAAAEMRGGAAGNGHVSPAEVDTAAAPHVVGQA
- a CDS encoding DUF222 domain-containing protein, which encodes MSSGGGFAVGVTVVPVDQAPSPWELADPEPARWDDPLGELLPSRRTAAEAAALLQQITVAESRLAALKVELVMDRAAARPAPDDPRPGGEGAAEVGPEGTSEFLPDELAMIQNCSRAAAVTLLEQSETLVVRLPATRAALAVGRLDWPRARAMAAELGRPADQSDPAIVAAVEAAVLPGAGELGVHRLREVVRAELLARDATAADRRREQARRGADVTVRPVGDGMSELSMLLPHPEAVACRDAVDQHARAAKHAGDPRPIGMLRAGVAADLMLRPWQDRPPVTAHLTVTAPLHALIPGRFPAARGIHRTGAGRRGRRGADHRRPRGGTAHPARGGLPGGLRAPAGGILDIAITDATGALLALTGRAELQRLARRGCPDHLDAPCSCPLLPPAGPARPGRPLPPLRRPAALPRGPRPELPAPRLHRPRRLGRPRPRRRPRHRRPDQLRQPG
- a CDS encoding SRPBCC domain-containing protein; its protein translation is MQLENSFTVPVPVDEAWRVLLDIERIAPCMPGAALDSVDGDDFTGRVKVKLGPINLTYQGKASFIEKDEAAHRAVIDARGKDQRGNGTAAATVTAMLRAEGTVTRVDVLTDLNITGRPAQFGRGVMTDVGNKLLGQFADKLAAQLGAGDAQGDAERAGAVEAEGPATKAAATAAGVVEEVAASAEQAAGEGTPVEKAAAATKEAAASATDKVSAPADGGPAAKEAAPAAKPAEGEPASGPATAPLVAAVPENGAPAAADAAPAAADAAPAARDTAPGAKAPSGPPSARTAPPTRPATGAPLRSVPGTGPSTDRAEPAQTEPEPIDLLEVAGGAALSRYAAPAAGVAAVVLLVTLIIRRRRR
- a CDS encoding multidrug effflux MFS transporter, whose amino-acid sequence is MTTTQNRVAPQAVADLPARPGAARTALTLGAFVALGPLTIDMYLPALPSITEDLLTTSATVQLTLTGTLIGLALGQLVLGPLSDAFGRRRPLLAGTALHVVASLLVLVAPTIGVLGGLRVLQGLGAASGAVIALAVVRDLYDGRAAATMLSRLFLVLGAAPVLAPTIGGEVLRFTTWRGVFAVLAAYGLLLLVVGWATLRETLPPERRRSVGVIGTLRVYRGLLRDRTYVGLVLVAGLTMAGLFSYVSGSSFVYQRDFGLDEQQFGLLFGAGAFGLIAATQLNPLLLRRWSPQALLVAGTVAGALAGAALVVLAGTGTGGLVGVTGALWAVLFACGLALPNAPALALSRHGEAAGSAAALLGAIQFGVGAAVSPVVGLLGNDAVAIGLVVVTALTLAIVVLVTVVRPWQLPAVEEEPAPAR
- a CDS encoding phytochrome sensor protein, whose amino-acid sequence is MTTAVNPWLALPDGAPTAARTRRLRAAHELLVSASELPAEGVVRSVVLDSWRRSLGSGVDPEDGLPPVELLDAELLAYRAAHPLAPVLPVIRRLLVQDAEAGQMIVAVTDAAGRMLWVEGDRQLRARAEGVNFVEGARWSEDVAGTNAPGTALAVDAAVQIYGSEHFRRSVQPWSCAAAPVHDPVTGAVLGAIDVTGGDAVAGPHVLTLVRATVAAVESELRWLHRERPATVPAPAGPPVEARLEVLGRERAALALPGRTLELSVRHSELLFLLAEAAASGQGRNAAQLAAECHAGAAATVTVRAELSRLRRLVGADLLDSRPYRLVGRLRTDAEQVRRLLARGDVPAALERYAGPVLPGSHAPGVRQARDRLAVLLRRAVLTGHRPELLLRYAQLPEAREDAGVWQALLEVLPPGTPRRTAVAAHLHRLRLAGRAR
- a CDS encoding molybdopterin cofactor-binding domain-containing protein — protein: MTAVEERTGTPAPEKEIGKARRRKEDARLITGRTTWTDNMVLPGMLHLAVVRSPVAHARITSVDVSAVREAPGVIAVFTGRDLAEEQGSLPCAWPVTPEMVNPGHPSIAVDQVNHVGEAVAVIVARSKTAAQDAVELADIDYEPLPVVLDMEKAVEDGADLVHDHLESNTSYHFVFDAGEMGTGSDTEQAFADADVVVSRRLIQQRLIPAFMEPRSVVVQPQGDNYTMWSATQVPHILRVMAAMVTGIPEHKLRVVAPDVGGGFGGKLQVNPEEILCLLIARRLGKPVKWTETRSESLMTAHHGRDQIQYVDVAADREGNLKGLRVRLLADMGAYLRLITPGVPALGAFMYPGIYKFPAYRFECDGVFTNKVPTDAYRGAGRPEATFAIERIMDELAVELGMDPLELRRKNWIQASEFPFTTVAGLAYDSGDYESATQQALELLGYDELRAEQQRRRESGDRVQLGIGISTFTEMCGLAPSRVLGSLSFGAGGWEHAAIRMLPTGKVEVVTGSTPHGQGHETAWSQLVADSLGVPFEDVEVLHGDTAISSRGLDTYGSRSLVVGGSAVVKAADKVIAKARKIAAHLLEASEDDLEFEGGKFSVRGTPGTGLGIQEIALAVFAAHNYPEGIEPSIDAEATFDPENFSFPHGTHLCAMEVDTETGFVKIRKYACVDDVGTIVNPLIVEGQVHGGLAQGIAQALYEEAVYDADGNLTTGTFVDYLVPSAADLPHFDTGNTVHSAPGNPIGAKGVGEAGCIASTPAVVNAALDAVRHLGVADIRMPLTPERVWRAIHQGGDGGDRATAGSNAYGGAQTETTAGVSTDASSLGGDR
- a CDS encoding xanthine dehydrogenase family protein subunit M codes for the protein MIPAPFAYARPTTVDEALQAIAEGGEDVKVLAGGQSLIPVMRLRLAAPETVVDLGRVAELRGVREEDDAIVVGAMTTHSDVLADPLIRRYAPLVAEATATVADRQVRHRGTFGGALVHADPAGDLPAVALALDAEFVIVGPGGRRTVGASEFFVDYLTTAVQEGELLVEVRVPKLAGSWGMHYEKFNRVAQAWSIVAVAAAVRREDGHIAEARIGLTNMGPTPLRARQVEEALAGAEATSEAVAAAAEHAAAGTDPSSDLNAQADYRQHLATVLTRRAVSTAAGL
- a CDS encoding MFS transporter; translation: MIAPPLADRPPLSTGRLAAAVVALALGGFAIGTTEFVTMGLLPDLAEGVGIDIPTAGHVISVYALGVVVGAPVIAALATKLPRRGLLVGLMAAFVAGNVFTALAPGYGSLLAARFVAGLPHGAYFGVASLVAASLVAPHLRGRAVSSVMLGLALANVAGVPSATWLGQQYGWRTAYWAVAGVALLTMAAVTAVVPAAPGNRAATVRSELGALRRPQVLLTLLVGVVGFGGMFAVYSYIAPLVTDVTGMSRGAIPLVLLAFGLGGVLGTALGGRLADRALFRSLVGANVVTGVLLALVPVAARTPLTIVAVIFLFATSASVLVVCLQLRLMEVAGEAQMLGAALNHSALNAANALGAWLGGLVIAAGLGYTAPGWVGAALAAAGLVALAASAVLRRRELTAAAVPAVAPAPAQAEPAAVR